From one Lycium ferocissimum isolate CSIRO_LF1 chromosome 7, AGI_CSIRO_Lferr_CH_V1, whole genome shotgun sequence genomic stretch:
- the LOC132062313 gene encoding uncharacterized protein LOC132062313 — translation MAKIVQGADKKVVDLNPIIEKEEVHSDVPIIDDEVHGKEKVLDTSKVAANTSKHTLKGDLHALTQMYKEKPPFPQRLAMKNDDAKCQKFYDQLKQLTVNFPFLDVVKEMPEFAKFMKDPLTKKRSVQHETMNLTHRVSSIIASTTVQKKEDLGAFTIPCNIGLHAFTRSLCENRTSINLMPLAIFKQSELGMPRPTSMRLQMADRSIKNPVRVIDDVLAQVGKFMLPADFMILDCAIDRDIPIILGRPFLATGRALMDSEKNEIKFRVNDEEVTFQASKGMKLPSTYESISVIDSFDGIDDAVEHKMEEESLGEALTAILMNFDAADMEGYMEIINALEGLGFYTYHPRKLDLDLANRTTPLANPSIVEPPKLELKQLPSYLRYKFLDPNKKLPVIVSKTTD, via the coding sequence ATGGCAAAAATAGTTCAGGGTGCTGACAAGAAGGTGGTTGATCTGAATCCAATTATTGAGAAAGAAGAGGTGCACTCTGATGTGCCTATCATTGATGATGAGGTCCATGGTAAAGAAAAAGTTCTTGATACTTCAAAGGTTGCTGCTAATACAAGCAAACACACTCTAAAAGGGGATCTTCACGCTTTGACTCAGATGTACAAAGAAAAGCCTCCCTTTCCTCAAAGGTTGGCAATGAaaaatgatgatgctaagtgcCAGAAGTTCTATGATCAGTTAAAGCAGTTAACGGTGAACTTTCCATTCCTTGATGTTGTCAAAGAGATGCCCGAATTTGCTAAGTTTATGAAAGACCCGCTTACGAAGAAAAGGTCTGTTCAACATGAGACGATGAATTTAACTCATCGTGTGAGTTCGATTATTGCTTCTACCACAGTTCAGAAGAAGGAAGATCTAGGGGCGTTTACCATTCCGTGTAATATTGGGCTTCATGCATTCACCCGTTCCCTGTGTGAAAATAGGACAAGTATCAACTTAATGCCCCTTGCTATTTTCAAACAATCTGAATTGGGGATGCCTAGACCTACTTCTATGCGATTACAGATGGCGGACAGATCTATCAAGAATCCAGTTAGGGTTATAGATGATGTGTTGGCGCAAGTGGGTAAGTTCATGCTGCCTGCTGATTTCATGATTCTGGATTGTGCGATTGATAGAGATATTCCCATCATCTTGGGAAGACCATTCCTTGCTACGGGCAGAGCGCTTATGGActctgaaaagaatgaaattaagttTCGAGTGAATGATGAAGAAGTGACTTTCCAAGCAAGCAAAGGGATGAAGTTGCCAAGTACTTATGAGAGTATCTCAGttattgattcgtttgatggGATTGATGATGCTGTCGAacataaaatggaagaagaaagtctgGGAGAAGCTCTTACTGCTATTCTGATGAACTTTGATGCTGCTGATATGGAAGGCTACATGGAAATTATAAATGCGCTTGAGGGTCTAGGTTTTTACACTTACCACCCAAGAAAGCTCGATCTTGACCTTGCAAATAGAACTACTCCACTAGCTAATCCTTCTATTGTTGAGCCACCAAAGCTTGAGCTTAAGCAGCTCCCATCATACTTGaggtataagttccttgatccGAATAAGAAATTGCCAGTGATCGTTTCAAAGACTACTGACTGA